In Candidatus Eremiobacterota bacterium, the following proteins share a genomic window:
- a CDS encoding sugar ABC transporter ATP-binding protein, producing the protein MREIVKTFPGVRALGGVSFDVVAGEVHALVGENGAGKSTLMKVLAGALQADSGEIEVDGARVTIDGPKTAERLGIGMIYQEFNLVPDLGVIENVVLGVEPRQGMFLDRRAAAEETSKVLGELGIVLPLDRPARRLSVAEQQLTEIAKCLVRRARLIVMDEPTAALTEREIAALFALIEKLKAQGVAFVYISHRLEELPRIADRVTVLRDGKAVATGTIGEMPQDEVIRLMVGRPLEAHFPDLPPVDSDADVVLDVRGISAASGVRVHDVAFQVKAGEIVGLAGLVGAGRTEIVRAIAGADVPTSGEIEVGGERVVIRSPRTAIRAGIALITEDRKAQGLVLGMTVRENTTLAHLQQFVRRELIDKPAETKATNEEIAELRIRTPSSEQTVRNLSGGNQQKVVLAKWLIGHARVFLFDEPTRGIDVGAKAEIYALMVELLKQGAAIVMVSSELPEVIGMSHRVLVVRGGTIRAEFARDEVTPDKVIAVATGAAA; encoded by the coding sequence ATGCGCGAGATCGTGAAGACGTTTCCGGGCGTGCGCGCGCTCGGCGGCGTCTCGTTCGATGTCGTCGCGGGCGAAGTCCACGCGCTGGTCGGCGAGAACGGCGCCGGCAAGTCGACGCTGATGAAGGTTCTGGCCGGCGCGTTGCAGGCCGACTCGGGCGAGATCGAGGTCGACGGCGCGCGGGTGACGATCGACGGCCCGAAGACCGCGGAGCGCCTGGGCATCGGGATGATCTACCAGGAGTTCAACCTCGTCCCGGACCTGGGCGTGATCGAGAACGTCGTGCTCGGCGTCGAACCGCGCCAGGGAATGTTCCTCGACCGGCGCGCCGCCGCCGAGGAGACGTCGAAAGTGCTCGGCGAGCTGGGGATCGTGCTCCCGCTCGACCGTCCGGCGCGCCGCCTCTCGGTCGCCGAGCAGCAGCTCACCGAGATCGCGAAGTGCTTGGTGCGCCGCGCGCGGCTGATCGTGATGGACGAGCCGACCGCCGCCCTCACCGAGCGCGAGATCGCCGCGCTCTTCGCGCTGATCGAGAAGCTCAAGGCGCAGGGCGTCGCGTTCGTCTACATCTCGCACCGGCTCGAAGAGCTGCCGCGCATCGCCGACCGCGTGACGGTGCTGCGCGACGGCAAAGCGGTCGCGACGGGGACCATCGGCGAGATGCCGCAAGACGAGGTGATCCGGCTGATGGTCGGACGGCCGCTCGAAGCGCACTTTCCCGATTTGCCGCCGGTGGATTCCGACGCCGACGTTGTCCTCGACGTGCGCGGCATCAGCGCGGCGAGCGGGGTTCGGGTTCACGACGTGGCGTTCCAGGTGAAGGCCGGCGAGATCGTCGGGTTGGCCGGGCTCGTGGGCGCGGGCCGCACCGAGATCGTGCGCGCCATCGCCGGCGCGGACGTCCCGACCAGCGGCGAGATAGAGGTCGGCGGGGAGCGCGTGGTCATCCGCTCGCCGCGGACCGCGATTCGCGCCGGGATCGCGCTGATCACCGAAGATCGCAAGGCGCAGGGGCTCGTGCTCGGGATGACGGTCCGCGAGAACACGACGCTCGCCCACTTGCAGCAGTTCGTCCGCCGCGAGCTGATCGACAAGCCGGCCGAGACGAAGGCGACCAACGAGGAGATCGCCGAGCTGCGGATTCGCACGCCGTCGAGCGAGCAGACCGTGCGCAATCTCTCGGGCGGGAACCAGCAGAAGGTCGTGCTGGCGAAGTGGCTGATCGGCCACGCGCGCGTGTTCCTGTTCGACGAGCCGACGCGCGGGATCGACGTCGGCGCGAAGGCGGAGATCTACGCGCTGATGGTCGAGCTGCTGAAGCAGGGCGCGGCGATCGTCATGGTCTCGAGCGAGCTGCCGGAAGTGATCGGGATGTCGCACCGCGTGCTGGTCGTGCGGGGCGGCACGATCCGCGCCGAGTTCG
- a CDS encoding substrate-binding domain-containing protein: MKKTVLLACALALAFTACAKSSDTSSTTTTTTSTASSPAAASSAAAQGGKTIGFSVQNREAQFYQDMERGMKAEAAKYGYTVNVVDAARDNAKQQSQVEDFISQKVAAIILTPYDSQAIGSAIVEANKANVPVFTADIANASKDGKVVSHIASDNVQGGMQAAKLMCAALPGHVGTIAIIDEPEVTSVQDRVKGFKQGIAANCNGVTVVADIDGGGERAKASSAMEDILQSHKDLKGVFGINDDSALGAAKAIQAAGLQGKIAVVGYDAAPEARTAIKNGAMYGDAIQHPDQIGAKTIDAIHDYFNGKTPPAKIAVPVGTFTKADAGK, from the coding sequence ATGAAGAAGACCGTCCTTCTCGCGTGCGCGCTAGCGCTCGCCTTCACCGCCTGCGCGAAGTCGTCCGACACCTCGAGCACGACGACGACCACGACGTCGACGGCGTCCAGCCCGGCGGCGGCGTCGAGCGCGGCGGCGCAGGGCGGCAAGACGATCGGGTTCTCCGTGCAGAACCGCGAGGCGCAGTTCTACCAGGACATGGAGCGCGGGATGAAGGCCGAGGCGGCCAAGTACGGCTACACGGTCAACGTCGTCGACGCGGCGCGCGACAACGCCAAGCAGCAGAGCCAAGTCGAAGACTTCATCTCGCAGAAGGTCGCGGCGATCATCCTCACGCCATACGACTCGCAGGCGATCGGCAGCGCCATCGTCGAGGCCAACAAGGCGAACGTCCCGGTCTTCACCGCCGACATCGCGAACGCATCGAAAGACGGCAAGGTGGTCTCGCACATCGCCAGCGACAACGTGCAGGGCGGCATGCAAGCGGCGAAGCTGATGTGCGCGGCGCTCCCCGGACACGTCGGCACGATCGCGATCATCGACGAGCCCGAGGTCACCTCGGTGCAAGACCGCGTCAAAGGCTTCAAGCAAGGGATCGCGGCGAACTGCAACGGCGTGACGGTCGTCGCGGACATCGACGGCGGCGGCGAGCGCGCGAAGGCCTCGTCCGCGATGGAAGACATCCTGCAGTCGCACAAGGATCTCAAGGGCGTCTTCGGGATCAACGACGACTCGGCGCTCGGCGCGGCGAAGGCGATTCAGGCGGCCGGATTGCAAGGAAAGATCGCCGTCGTCGGCTACGACGCGGCGCCCGAGGCGCGCACGGCGATCAAGAACGGCGCGATGTACGGCGACGCGATCCAGCACCCCGACCAGATCGGTGCGAAGACGATCGACGCGATCCACGACTACTTCAACGGCAAGACGCCGCCCGCGAAGATCGCCGTCCCGGTCGGCACCTTCACCAAGGCCGACGCCGGCAAATAG
- a CDS encoding SPASM domain-containing protein codes for MTMAFTGLATLHFDIVGSCQLRCVGCPNSTIGNPVTQIDPAVFATCLAHIDVDHVDVFRLFNYGEPLLHTDLPAIFDALEGARGFTIRHLELSTNAQFVRWNQLEDVLRRRVLDRLVVSCDGDGTPGSYERMRPPARWDKLVAFLTRARELRDRHCPGMELMTRTVIFDETDMARWRAVLEPLGWRPEFRRWINLVGAAENLSGHEVQPGRGKCPFVGPPDSSYVDSTGTVVPCCAHPGAGDFGNLQTMRWSEIHRGELRRRFLDALERDRASLATCAGCEFGADSDFSTYQVAGQSYT; via the coding sequence GTGACAATGGCATTTACGGGGCTTGCCACGTTGCACTTCGACATCGTCGGAAGCTGTCAGCTGCGCTGCGTCGGCTGTCCGAACTCGACGATCGGCAACCCCGTCACGCAGATCGATCCGGCGGTCTTCGCCACGTGCCTTGCGCACATCGACGTCGATCACGTCGACGTCTTTCGGTTGTTCAACTACGGCGAGCCGCTGCTGCACACTGACCTGCCTGCGATCTTCGACGCGCTCGAAGGGGCCCGCGGGTTTACGATCCGCCATTTGGAGCTCTCGACCAACGCGCAGTTCGTGCGCTGGAACCAGCTCGAAGACGTGCTGCGCCGGCGCGTGCTCGACCGGCTGGTGGTCAGCTGCGACGGCGACGGAACGCCGGGCTCCTACGAGCGCATGCGGCCGCCGGCTCGCTGGGACAAGCTCGTCGCGTTCTTGACGCGAGCGCGCGAGCTGCGTGACCGCCATTGCCCCGGGATGGAGCTGATGACGCGCACCGTGATTTTCGACGAGACGGACATGGCGCGGTGGCGCGCGGTGCTGGAGCCGCTGGGCTGGCGTCCGGAGTTCCGCCGTTGGATCAATCTCGTCGGCGCCGCGGAGAATCTTTCCGGTCACGAGGTGCAACCGGGCCGCGGCAAATGCCCGTTCGTCGGCCCCCCGGACTCATCGTACGTCGATTCGACAGGGACGGTCGTGCCGTGCTGCGCGCACCCTGGCGCCGGTGACTTCGGGAACTTGCAGACGATGCGGTGGAGCGAGATCCACCGCGGCGAGCTGCGGCGTCGCTTCCTCGACGCGCTCGAGCGCGACCGCGCATCGCTGGCGACGTGCGCAGGCTGCGAGTTCGGCGCCGATTCCGACTTCAGCACGTACCAAGTCGCCGGCCAAAGCTACACGTAG
- a CDS encoding TylF/MycF family methyltransferase, whose translation MTSSAAVDVRALYLDTIERVLLNTIYRDASVDSQGREQPYDPAARAEGRVWPTRALTMIGEKRLHHLRRCVEEVLADGIPGDLLEAGVWRGGASIMMRAVLVAHGVTDRRVWVADSFRGLPPPDGERYPLDAGLDLSEIAVLAVPRDVVQANFEALGLFDESVRFVEGWFSETLTTIDADAFALLRLDGDLYESTLQTLEALYPKLSPGGFAIVDDYGAVPACAAAVHAYRERHGVHEPIETIDWTGVYWRKST comes from the coding sequence GTGACGTCCTCCGCCGCCGTCGACGTGCGCGCGCTCTACTTGGACACGATCGAACGTGTCCTGCTGAACACGATCTACCGCGACGCCAGCGTCGATTCCCAGGGCCGCGAGCAGCCGTACGATCCTGCCGCGCGTGCCGAGGGGCGGGTGTGGCCGACGCGCGCGCTGACGATGATCGGGGAAAAACGGCTGCATCATCTCCGCCGCTGCGTCGAAGAGGTACTCGCGGACGGCATTCCGGGTGACCTGCTGGAAGCCGGCGTGTGGCGCGGCGGCGCGTCGATCATGATGCGCGCGGTGCTCGTCGCGCACGGCGTCACCGACCGCCGCGTCTGGGTCGCCGATTCGTTCCGCGGCTTGCCGCCGCCGGACGGCGAGCGCTATCCACTCGACGCCGGACTCGACTTGAGCGAGATCGCCGTGCTCGCCGTCCCGCGCGACGTCGTGCAAGCGAACTTCGAGGCGCTGGGCTTGTTCGACGAAAGCGTGCGCTTCGTCGAAGGTTGGTTCTCCGAGACGCTGACCACGATCGACGCGGACGCCTTCGCGCTGCTCCGGCTCGACGGCGACCTCTACGAATCGACGCTGCAGACGCTGGAGGCGCTCTATCCGAAGCTCAGTCCCGGCGGGTTCGCGATCGTCGACGACTACGGCGCCGTGCCGGCGTGCGCGGCCGCCGTCCACGCCTATCGAGAACGCCACGGGGTGCACGAACCGATCGAGACGATCGACTGGACCGGCGTGTACTGGAGGAAATCGACGTGA